A single Sulfurimonas aquatica DNA region contains:
- a CDS encoding D-hexose-6-phosphate mutarotase, translating to MRENKKINEIEYVEIKNSSASAKIALQGAHIFEFKTRDKDELLWLSGESDFLLGKAIRGGIPLCWPRFGNLDKNMPQHGFAREAIFELVDIKELNENLTEVLFKLKESKESRKIWDYKFELEVKFSISDILEIELKTRNCDSKEFMITQAFHTYFKISNISNISINNLDKKYYLDTLDDKVKVQNREITIEQEVDRVYQGVENDIVLKDLDRTINIKSSGSKSVIVWNPWIEKSASMSGMSSEAYKEFVCIESANAFEDFVTLLPGESTELKVSYSQED from the coding sequence ATGAGAGAGAATAAAAAAATCAATGAGATAGAGTATGTGGAGATAAAGAATAGTTCTGCCTCTGCTAAAATAGCCCTGCAAGGCGCTCATATTTTTGAATTCAAAACAAGAGATAAAGATGAACTTTTGTGGCTGAGCGGTGAGAGTGATTTTCTCTTGGGTAAAGCCATTAGGGGAGGAATTCCTTTGTGTTGGCCAAGATTTGGAAATCTTGACAAAAATATGCCTCAACATGGTTTTGCACGCGAAGCAATTTTTGAGCTTGTTGATATCAAAGAGTTGAATGAAAACTTGACAGAAGTGCTTTTTAAGTTGAAAGAGTCTAAAGAGAGTCGTAAGATTTGGGACTATAAGTTTGAGCTAGAAGTTAAGTTCAGTATATCGGACATACTGGAGATTGAATTAAAGACAAGAAATTGTGACTCAAAAGAGTTTATGATAACGCAGGCTTTTCATACATACTTTAAGATATCAAACATCTCAAACATAAGCATAAATAATTTAGATAAAAAATATTATCTCGATACACTTGATGACAAAGTAAAAGTTCAAAATAGAGAGATAACCATTGAGCAAGAGGTTGATAGGGTTTATCAAGGTGTAGAGAATGATATAGTTTTAAAAGACTTAGATAGAACTATAAATATAAAAAGTAGTGGTTCAAAATCAGTTATCGTTTGGAATCCATGGATAGAGAAATCTGCAAGTATGAGTGGAATGTCAAGCGAGGCCTATAAGGAGTTTGTCTGCATAGAGTCTGCAAATGCTTTTGAAGATTTTGTTACTCTGCTTCCAGGAGAGAGTACAGAACTAAAAGTATCTTACTCACAAGAGGATTAA
- a CDS encoding SDR family NAD(P)-dependent oxidoreductase translates to MIKKVVVTGASSGIGKEITHRLLSLGYSVIGISRSVSLECFNDENFRPIQADLSKENETKVVCEELKKEDISILINAAGFGRFEPHEELNAQTIIEMTFLNLTAPMLLTNALLRDLKKNDGYLININSIEAVRASKFSAVYSATKSGLKAFSDSLFEETRKSGLSISNINPDMTQSPFYDDLRFETSKKDDEKLFASDIADAVEHILGMRKGAVVSDYTIRSLKFGIAKKR, encoded by the coding sequence ATGATTAAAAAAGTGGTTGTAACTGGTGCAAGTAGTGGAATAGGCAAAGAAATTACACATAGGCTATTATCGCTAGGATATAGTGTTATAGGAATAAGTAGATCAGTAAGCCTAGAGTGCTTTAATGATGAAAATTTTCGTCCTATTCAAGCAGATCTTTCCAAAGAGAATGAAACAAAGGTAGTGTGTGAAGAGCTCAAAAAAGAAGATATATCCATTCTTATAAACGCTGCGGGATTTGGTCGGTTTGAGCCACACGAAGAACTTAATGCTCAAACTATCATAGAAATGACCTTCTTAAACCTTACTGCTCCCATGCTTTTAACAAATGCCCTGCTAAGAGATTTAAAAAAAAATGATGGCTACCTTATAAATATAAACTCCATAGAAGCTGTGCGTGCAAGTAAGTTTTCAGCTGTTTATAGTGCTACAAAAAGTGGACTTAAAGCTTTTTCAGACTCTCTTTTTGAAGAGACAAGAAAAAGTGGACTTAGTATTTCAAATATAAATCCAGATATGACGCAGAGTCCATTTTATGATGATCTGCGTTTTGAGACAAGTAAAAAAGATGATGAAAAGCTTTTTGCTTCAGATATTGCCGATGCAGTTGAGCATATATTAGGTATGAGAAAAGGGGCTGTTGTAAGTGACTATACAATAAGAAGCTTGAAGTTTGGAATTGCTAAAAAAAGATAA
- a CDS encoding HAD-IIB family hydrolase: MKNTYITDLDHTFLRSDLSISDYTKKIWNSYENESILSVATARTYKKTMQFLDGVSINAPMILLDGALVVTKDKKIIDTKFISKNISDEIIFEGSKLGIYPFIIALADQNLNEAFLYSDILNPHQKEVLTRYAKDDNLQEMKNIKALDENFKLVYMGEELLLRELAQSIEDIFGDSLKYILAPEDYIGCYFLTILHKDADKSHGIKSVREYMDFDLKKLTVFGDNLNDIGMFELAGVSVAVKNAQQKVKDLAHIVLRDSNNEDGVAKYLEGLKNA; this comes from the coding sequence ATGAAAAATACATACATAACAGATTTAGACCATACTTTTTTACGATCGGATTTATCCATAAGCGATTATACTAAAAAAATATGGAACTCCTATGAGAATGAGTCTATTTTAAGTGTGGCAACGGCTAGAACATATAAAAAAACGATGCAGTTTTTAGATGGTGTAAGCATAAATGCCCCTATGATTCTTTTAGATGGTGCGCTTGTTGTAACAAAAGATAAAAAGATTATTGACACAAAGTTTATCTCAAAAAATATCTCTGATGAGATAATTTTTGAGGGTTCTAAGCTTGGTATATACCCTTTCATAATAGCCTTAGCCGATCAAAACCTAAATGAGGCGTTTTTATACTCAGATATCTTAAACCCTCATCAAAAAGAGGTTTTAACTCGCTATGCTAAAGATGATAACCTGCAAGAGATGAAAAATATAAAAGCATTGGATGAAAACTTTAAGCTTGTTTATATGGGTGAAGAGCTCCTTTTAAGGGAGTTAGCACAAAGTATAGAAGATATTTTTGGTGATTCGCTTAAATATATTTTAGCTCCAGAAGATTATATAGGTTGCTATTTTTTAACTATCCTGCACAAAGATGCTGATAAGTCTCATGGTATAAAAAGTGTTCGTGAATATATGGATTTTGACTTAAAGAAGTTGACTGTATTTGGAGACAACTTGAATGATATAGGGATGTTTGAACTTGCAGGAGTCTCAGTAGCTGTTAAGAATGCACAACAGAAGGTGAAAGATTTGGCTCATATTGTTTTAAGAGATTCCAACAATGAAGATGGCGTGGCAAAATATTTAGAAGGATTAAAGAATGCGTGA
- a CDS encoding sugar MFS transporter gives MREKSSLIPMLIIGVLFFIFGFVTWLNGSLIPFLKVICDLNEFEALFVTFAFYIAYTVMAYPMAIVLEKTGYKVGMQLGLLVMAVGSLLFIPAALSAEFLLFLVALFTLGTGLTILQTASNPYIVLVGPLESAAMRISIMGLINKSAGVLAPLAFTAYILSGIGPVENIASDQLELVAIKLVEPYILMAGILSSLYLLVKYSSLQELEFTSDPYDNNSIFTFPKVVLGAVALFFYVGIEVIAGDTIGLYAQSLGVQNATALTSYTMAFMVIGYIVGVVFIPKYLSQENALIGSSLLGIALLAGVTFSSTSSSGISEVLWGWSGIGTIPDSITFVALLGLSNALVWPSIWPLVLEDLGKHTAKASALLIMAIAGGAILPLLFGKISELSGNMQSTYAYATVCYLFILMYAVKWHKMISWNGDERE, from the coding sequence ATGCGTGAAAAATCTAGTTTAATACCAATGTTGATTATTGGTGTTTTATTTTTTATATTTGGTTTTGTTACTTGGCTAAATGGCTCTTTAATCCCTTTCTTAAAAGTAATATGCGATCTAAATGAGTTTGAAGCACTTTTTGTGACTTTTGCTTTTTACATAGCCTACACAGTGATGGCGTACCCTATGGCTATAGTACTTGAGAAGACTGGTTATAAGGTTGGAATGCAACTTGGACTTTTGGTTATGGCGGTAGGAAGTTTACTTTTTATCCCGGCGGCACTTAGTGCAGAATTTCTACTCTTTTTAGTGGCTCTTTTTACCTTAGGAACAGGTCTAACCATACTCCAAACCGCATCAAACCCTTACATAGTTCTGGTAGGTCCACTTGAGAGTGCTGCAATGAGAATTAGTATAATGGGTCTAATAAACAAAAGTGCTGGAGTACTTGCTCCTCTTGCTTTTACAGCTTATATTCTTTCTGGAATAGGCCCAGTTGAAAATATTGCTTCAGATCAGTTAGAGCTAGTGGCTATCAAATTAGTAGAGCCATATATCCTTATGGCTGGTATTTTAAGTAGCCTATATCTTCTTGTTAAGTACTCCTCTTTACAAGAGTTAGAGTTTACAAGCGACCCCTATGACAACAACTCAATTTTTACATTTCCAAAAGTTGTTTTAGGTGCTGTAGCACTCTTTTTTTATGTGGGTATAGAGGTTATTGCTGGAGATACTATAGGTCTGTACGCTCAAAGTTTAGGAGTGCAAAATGCCACGGCATTGACATCTTACACAATGGCGTTTATGGTTATAGGTTATATCGTAGGAGTGGTGTTTATCCCAAAGTATCTTTCACAAGAAAATGCACTTATAGGCTCATCTCTTCTAGGAATAGCTCTCTTAGCAGGAGTCACTTTTAGCTCTACAAGTTCAAGTGGAATTTCTGAAGTTCTATGGGGGTGGAGTGGTATAGGAACTATTCCTGATTCCATAACATTTGTGGCTTTGCTTGGCCTATCAAATGCTCTTGTTTGGCCTAGCATTTGGCCTTTAGTACTAGAAGACCTAGGCAAACATACAGCAAAAGCTAGTGCTTTACTTATAATGGCGATAGCGGGTGGCGCAATCTTACCACTTCTTTTTGGTAAAATTTCTGAGCTTAGCGGAAATATGCAAAGTACTTATGCCTATGCAACTGTATGTTATCTTTTCATACTAATGTATGCAGTAAAGTGGCACAAAATGATCTCATGGAATGGTGATGAGAGAGAATAA